A section of the Oncorhynchus keta strain PuntledgeMale-10-30-2019 chromosome 15, Oket_V2, whole genome shotgun sequence genome encodes:
- the LOC118394883 gene encoding E3 ubiquitin-protein ligase RNF114-like, whose translation MLLLFTTRQRREEMAMLGSFSSAQQNKNVSGSDRDGTEFVCPVCLEIFDSPVTTQCGHTFCQSCLQECLRPQKPVCAVCRAPLGHWAKATDLEALIHTSMAACKGCGAQVGLSQMRGHTAACSKYQEYIEEGVRTTAQTQPNIIGPMPNRFTFSCPYCNYQNLDQDGLVEHCTSQHARDTRHVVCPICASMPWGDPNYRSADFFQHLKIRHTFSYDTFVDYSTDEHTMIQEALQRSLMEN comes from the exons ATGCTCCTCCTTTTCACCACCcgacagaggagagaagaaatgGCGATGCTAGGGTCTTTTAGCTCCGCACAGCAGAACAAAAATGTTTCTGGGAGCGACAGGGACGGGACAGAGTTCGTATGTCCTGTTTGTCTCGAGATTTTCGATAgccctgtcacaacacaatgtggacatAC GTTTTGTCAAAGTTGTCTGCAGGAGTGCCTGCGGCCCCAGAAGCCAGTGTGTGCCGTTTGTAGGGCACCATTGGGCCACTGGGCCAAAGCGACTGACCTAGAGGCCCTCATACACACCTCAATGGCGGCCTGCAAGGGCTGTGgagcacag GTGGGCCTGTCCCAGATGAGAGGACACACGGCAGCATGCTCCAAGTACCAGGAGTATATTGAGGAGGGGGTCAGAACCACTGCCCAGACCCAGCCTAACATTATTGG ccCTATGCCGAACCGCTTCACTTTTTCATgcccctactgtaactaccagaACCTGGACCAGGACGGCCTGGTGGAGCACTGCACTTCCCAGCATGCCCGGGACACGCGCCATGTG GTGTGTCCTATCTGTGCCTCTATGCCTTGGGGGGACCCCAACTACAGAAGCGCTGACTTCTTCCAGCACCTAAAGATTAGACACACCTTCTCTTATGACACCTTTGTG GACTACTCCACAGACGAACACACTATGATCCAGGAGGCTCTACAACGCTCCCTCATGGAGAACTGA